The proteins below come from a single Oryzias latipes chromosome 14, ASM223467v1 genomic window:
- the LOC101172012 gene encoding integrin-linked protein kinase has product MDDIFTQCREGNSVAVRLWLDNTENDLNLGDDHGFSPLHWACREGRSGVVDMLIMRGARINVMNRGDDTPLHLAASHGHRDIVAKLIQCKADPNTVNEHGNTPLHYACFWGQDEVAEDLVVSGAQVCTCNRYGQTPLDKAKPHLRQLLQEKAEKMGQSMNKIPYKETFWKGTMRTRPRNGTLNKQAGIDYKQLSLLAKINENQSGELWQGRWQGDEIIVKVLHIRDWTTRKSRDFNEEHPKLRIFSHPNILPVLGACQSPPSPHPVIITHHMPYGSLFNILHQGTTLVVDQSQAVKFALDIASGMAFLHTLEPMVSRLYLNSKHVMIDEDMTARVSMADAKFSFQCPGRMYSPAWMAPEALQKRPEDINRRSADMWSFAVLLWELVTREVPFADLSHMEIGMKVALEGLRPTIPPGISPHICKLMRLCMNEDPAKRPKFDMIVPILEKMQDK; this is encoded by the exons ATGGATGACATCTTCACACAGTGCCGAGAGGGAAACTCTGTGGCTGTTCGTCTGTGGCTGGACAACACTGAGAATGATCTCAACTTGGG TGATGACCATGGCTTTAGCCCCCTCCACTGGGCGTGCAGGGAAGGTAGAAGCGGTGTGGTCGACATGCTCATCATGAGAGGCGCCCGCATTAATGTGATGAACCGCGGTGACGATACACCTTTGCATCTCGCAGCGAGCCACGGACACAGAGACATTGTGGCCAAG CTGATTCAGTGCAAAGCCGACCCCAACACAGTCAACGAACATGGGAACACCCCGCTCCACTACGCCTGCTTCTGGGGCCAAGATGAGGTTGCAGAG GACTTGGTAGTCAGTGGGGCTCAGGTGTGTACATGCAACAGATACGGACAGACACCTCTGGACAAAGCCAAGCCTCACCTAAGACAGCTTCTACAAG aaaaagcagagaaaatggGTCAGAGTATGAACAAAATCCCATACAAGGAAACTTTCTGGAAGGGTACAATGAGGACACGACCTC GTAATGGCACCCTTAACAAGCAGGCTGGCATTGATTACAAGCAGCTCTCGCTCCTGgcaaaaatcaatgaaaaccAATCTGGGGAG TTATGGCAGGGTCGGTGGCAAGGAGACGAGATTATAGTGAAAGTGCTGCACATCCGAGACTGGACCACCAGGAAGAGCAGAGATTTTAACGAGGAACATCCCAAACTCAG GATCTTTTCTCATCCAAACATTCTGCCCGTTCTTGGGGCTTGTCAGTCACCTCCCTCTCCTCATCCTGTCATCATTACCCATCACATGCCTTATGGATCTCTTTTCAACATACTTCACCAGGGTACTA CTCTGGTTGTTGATCAAAGCCAAGCAGTGAAGTTTGCCTTGGACATTGCCAGTGGCATGGCTTTCCTCCACACTCTGGAGCCGATGGTTTCAAGGCTTTACCTCAACAGTAAGCATGTCATG ATTGATGAGGACATGACAGCCAGGGTGAGCATGGCAGATGCCAAGTTCTCTTTCCAGTGTCCCGGTCGCATGTATTCACCAGCATGGATGGCGCCTGAAG CACTGCAGAAGAGGCCTGAGGACATCAATCGGAGATCTGCTGACATGTGGAGTTTTGCCGTTTTGCTTTGGGAGCTGGTTACCAGAGAAGTTCCATTTGCTGACCTCTCTCACATGGAGATAGGCATGAAG gtgGCACTTGAGGGCCTTCGACCAACCATTCCACCTGGAATCTCACCTCACATATGTAAGCTGATGAGGCTGTGCATGAACGAAGACCCGGCTAAGAGACCCAAGTTTGACATGATCGTTCCCATCCTGGAAAAGATGCAGGACAAATAA
- the timm10b gene encoding mitochondrial import inner membrane translocase subunit Tim10 B — protein MDADQQLRNLRDFLLVYNRMTEICFQRCSSNFNYRNLTMDEERCVDNCAGKLIRTNHRLMSTYVHLMPRMVQRRMEELESKAAENAQATEGATVPAGVGPAEASQSQFSPSASTQVPPSAPEVASEIQNSILVPAKLDIPSEGTNTAVKLSAATPVTPNIETSHPQGFPQPTLAESQRDFGIRQASLSENLLSEASSVSKSEALADQKSSSQVSPLPGQQS, from the exons atgGATGCCGACCAGCAGCTGAGAAAC CTGAGGGATTTTCTCCTGGTTTACAACCGCATGACTGAAATCTGCTTTCAACGGTGTTCGAGCAACTTCAACTACAGGAACCTAACAATGGATGAG GAACGCTGTGTGGATAACTGTGCAGGGAAGCTGATTCGCACCAACCACCGCCTCATGAGCACCTATGTGCATCTGATGCCTCGCATGGTGCAGCGCCGCATGGAAGAGCTGGAGAGCAAGGCTGCAGAGAACGCCCAGGCAACCGAGGGGGCGACCGTACCTGCGGGGGTCGGACCTGCAGAGGCATCACAGTCCCAATTCAGCCCGTCTGCCTCCACACAAGTGCCTCCCTCTGCGCCTGAAGTTGCATCAGAGATACAAAACTCAATTCTGGTGCCAGCCAAATTAGACATTCCAAGTGAAGGGACAAACACAGCAGTCAAACTTTCCGCTGCAACTCCAGTCACTCCTAATATTGAAACTTCCCATCCACAGGGATTTCCTCAACCAACTTTAGCGGAATCCCAAAGAGATTTTGGAATCAGACAAGCATCTTTATCAGAAAATCTGCTATCAGAAGCTTCTTCTGTTTCCAAATCAGAAGCATTGGCTGACCAGAAATCGTCCTCACAGGTTTCACCTCTTCCTGGACAGCAGTCTTAA
- the LOC105355597 gene encoding uncharacterized protein LOC105355597 produces MTEGDTFVIPLAFLSLALFISLSLHIIFCFRRRAAMCTGLDGCCFGHISERETQSQIERQNFRNLSHREPQENPRNHHEQQENPIYGNIHTDRNEAAEDCYERMTMKRNRDHKKPLEGDLNYASLDLKVAMKRKKKHSHLQGQTQGHNTLLDHLPERLTPPPNAFLEVDTDVDAHLPSRETCTMVSHSSIYLNSQQIAQEAEEMEREWSANTKMENSSRDANQWGEDGRSKEWKIDQDSGEGIDSKNYSSNGNVCSLLLEDDT; encoded by the exons ATGACGG aagGAGACACTTTTGTTATACCCCTTGCGTTCCTGTCTCTGGCCTTGTTCATCTCGTTGAGTCTTCACATAATATTTTGCTTCAGAAGAAGAGCTGCTATGTGCACAG GTCTAGATGGATGCTGCTTTGGCCACATTTCTGAAAGAGAAAC CCAGTCGCAGATTGAGAGGCAAAATTTTCGTAATCTCAGTCATCGAGAGCCGCAAGAAAATCCCCGCAATCATCATGAACAACAGGAAAATCCAATCTATGGCAACATCCACACTGACAGAAACG AAGCTGCCGAGGATTGCTATGAGAGGATGACCATGAAACGCAATAGAGATCacaagaag CCTTTGGAGGGTGACCTGAATTATGCCTCACTGGATTTGAAGGTTGCAATGAAACGCAAGAAAAAGCACAGTCACTTGCAAGGCCAGACACAGGGACACAACACGCTCCTGGATCACCTGCCCGAACGCCTCACACCTCCACCGAATGCTTTCCTGGAGGTCGACACAGATGTGGATGCGCATCTTCCTTCAAGAGAGACCTGCACAATGGTTTCGCACAGCAGCATCTACCTGAACAGTCAACAGATAGCCCAGGAAGCAGAGGAGATGGAAAGGGAGTGGAGCGCAAACACAAAGATGGAGAATAGTTCTCGGGACGCAAACCAATGGGGAGAGGACGGTCGAAGTAAAGAATGGAAAATAGATCAAGACAGTGGGGAAGGAATAGATAGTAAAAACTATAGTAGCAATGGTAATGTCTGTTCGCTTCTCTTAGAGGATGACACTTAA
- the LOC105355596 gene encoding T-cell surface protein tactile: MPGAAFGVFFLQFLVSVIQGLQNYVIPGATVEAVVGQNISLPCILEDDHDLKITIIEWTKNGATKLAVYSVVHGLHLHWPNVTVQIKRSSTSKTLGTYLYLQNVEKWDSGNYACTITSFPFGSDISVTRLIVKDVTVAPENLTERIHSSLTPPSTTELLAHANWTVHPNSSDASVTDSLATNISETTEEKATLSNSFTSAATPNNHFTTNQPFNFTTTNADTTLIQSTLDSSLTPPSTTELSPHVNWTVHPNSSDASVTDSLTTNISETTEEKATTTTNAGTTLIQSTLNSTGNQMTEEPNPHKLHLTTIYSSVTEESSTLKSSTKNSEDVNLSPTQKVTPPDGKDTTRSHLVLIVIPVLTLVGVIGFLYWIQKSYKRKMKMEGPPLFKPPPPPVKYTATRQDETSTQFFPTARCNSIADYTDNTYV, from the exons ATGCCTGGAGCTgcttttggggtgttttttcttcagtttttagtTTCCGTCATCCAAG GACTCCAGAATTATGTAATTCCTGGAGCAACAGTGGAAGCTGTCGTGGGCCAAAACATCAGCTTGCCCTGTATCTTGGAAGACGATCATGACCTCAAGATCACCATTATTGAATGGACAAAAAATGGAGCAACAAAGCTGGCGGTATACAGCGTGGTGCATGGACTGCACCTCCATTGGCCAAATGTAACTGTCCAGATTAAGCGAAGCAGCACAAGCAAAACATTGGGCACCTACCTATACCTTCAAAATGTAGAGAAATGGGATAGTGGAAACTATGCTTGCACAATTACAAGTTTTCCTTTTGGTTCTGATATAAGCGTAACACGTCTAATAGTCAAAG atGTGACAGTTGCGCCAGAGAACCTGACTGAAAGAATTCACAGCAGTCTTACACCACCATCAACTACAGAGCTTTTAGCACATGCCAACTGGACAGTCCATCCAAATTCCAGCGATGCTTCAGTCACCGATTCTTTGGCCACAAATATTTCAGAAACAACTGAAGAGAAGGCAACCCTCTCAAACAGTTTTACATCTGCAGCTACTCCTAACAACCACTTTACAACCAATCAGCCATTCAACTTTACTACAACAAACGCTGATACAACATTAATCCAATCTACACTCGACAGCAGCCTTACACCACCATCAACTACAGAGCTTTCACCACATGTCAACTGGACAGTTCATCCAAATTCCAGCGATGCTTCAGTCACTGATTCTTTGACCACAAATATTTCAGAAACAACTGAAGAGAAAGCAACTACTACGACAAACGCTGGTACAACATTAATCCAATCTACACTCAACAGCACCGGGAATCAGATGACAGAAGAACCCAATCCTCACAAACTGCACCTGACTACTATTTACTCATCAGTCACTGAAGAATCCAGCACCCTCAAGAGCAGTACAAAAAATTCTGAAGATGTTAATCTGAGCCCCACTCAAAAGGTGACTCCCCCTGATGGAAAAG ATACCACACGCAGTCATTTGGTGTTGATCGTCATTCCAGTGCTGACACTAGTTGGTGTCATTGGTTTCCTCTATTGGATACAAAAATCATATAAAAG AAAGATGAAGATGGAAGGGCCCCCTTTATTCAAACCCCCTCCACCTCCAGTCAAGTACACGGCTACAAGACAAGACGAAACATCAACCCAGTTTTTCCCCACGGCAAGATGCAACTCAATAGCAGATTACACAGATAACACATATGTTTAA